The following proteins are co-located in the Seriola aureovittata isolate HTS-2021-v1 ecotype China chromosome 7, ASM2101889v1, whole genome shotgun sequence genome:
- the cd83 gene encoding CD83 antigen has protein sequence MRKFGTKFKSRLRVGVYLRLPVLISRKTQSDKVTSAEPSSIHLKIIITIIIIIIMMYRDHIFFTLLTSLCVCPSVEGAARMESIMEVKSVTGEDCTLECTAVYKEGVDYRAVRWYKVLEPTSSQLSGLLTRDLPNGTTRWYAGVDREVELLGESRNILLPNVTCGDSGSYICHLAAPVGEQNREGTVVLTVTDCSTEKQMTDTYLVIFASAVLMLALLIFLISYGSLRNVLRDRSRPTKKDVLLDAPLKPLEKKDLMLIYTLGPKSSTTKHIFV, from the exons ATGCGGAAGTTTGGGACAAAGTTTAAATCCCGCCTCCGCGTGGGCGTCTACTTGCGTCTCCCAGTACTTataagcagaaaaacacagtcagaTAAAGTCACAAGTGCTGAGCCTTCTTCAAtccatctgaaaataataataacaatcatcatcatcatcatcatgatgtATCGAGACCATATATTTTTCACTCTGCTGACGTCACTGT GTGTGTGCCCCTCTGTGGAAGGTGCAGCCAGGATGGAAAGTATCATGGAGGTGAAGTCGGTGACTGGTGAAGACTGCACTCTGGAGTGCACGGCCGTTTACAAAGAAGGTGTGGACTACCGAGCAGTCAGGTGGTACAAG GTCTTAGAGCCCACGTCGTCTCAGCTCAGCGGCCTCTTGACCAGAGACCTCCCCAACGGCACGACGAGATGGTACGCCGGCGTGGATCGAGAGGTGGAGCTGCTGGGCGAGTCCCGCAACATCCTCCTGCCCAATGTGACGTGTGGCGACAGCGGCTCGTACATATGTCACCTGGCAGCACCTGTGGGAGAGCAGAACAGGGAGGGGACGGTTGTCCTCACTGTGACAG attgttccacagaaaaacagatgacagATACTTACTTGGTCATTTTTGCCTCAGCAGTGCTGATGTTAGCACTTCTGATATTTCTCATAAGCTAT GGTAGTCTGAGGAATGTTCTCAGAGACAGAAGCAGGCCCACAAAAAAAGACGTTTTATTGGACGCGCCGCTTAAACCGCTTGAAAAAAAGGACTTGATGTTGATCTACACTTTGGGTCCGAAATCATCCACAACGAAGCACATCTTTGTTTAA